The following are encoded together in the Acidobacteriota bacterium genome:
- a CDS encoding VOC family protein, with amino-acid sequence MTDTCRFDRLALNASDPAAAADWYARHFGGELLASADGAAARFRAGNGTADLHWRGAETPGPSIGTGLDHSGWSVDNLDDLHAAMLADGATEFWEPRHFGPAKLYISFVTDPWGAKIELLEDAKHPGFHHVHILGPDCEEDRSWLLEHVPGPAETFKDVLLAVNYGTMRVLFRQTDDALEPTAGRAIDHLAWTSAAGGGRHTSPTGVDIQVRGT; translated from the coding sequence ATGACCGATACCTGCCGATTTGACCGCCTGGCGCTGAACGCCTCCGATCCCGCTGCCGCCGCCGACTGGTATGCGCGGCACTTCGGCGGCGAACTCCTGGCAAGCGCGGACGGCGCCGCCGCCCGCTTCCGGGCCGGCAACGGCACGGCGGACCTCCACTGGCGCGGCGCCGAGACTCCCGGCCCCAGCATCGGCACCGGACTTGATCACTCGGGCTGGTCCGTCGACAACCTGGACGATCTCCACGCCGCGATGCTCGCCGATGGCGCTACGGAGTTCTGGGAACCCCGGCACTTCGGGCCGGCGAAGCTCTACATCTCGTTCGTGACGGATCCCTGGGGCGCGAAGATCGAACTCCTCGAGGACGCGAAGCACCCCGGCTTCCACCACGTCCACATCCTGGGACCGGACTGCGAGGAGGACCGCTCCTGGTTGCTGGAACACGTCCCCGGTCCGGCCGAGACCTTCAAGGACGTCCTGCTCGCCGTCAACTACGGCACCATGCGGGTGCTGTTCCGGCAGACCGACGACGCACTGGAGCCGACGGCGGGTCGGGCGATCGACCACCTCGCCTGGACTTCGGCCGCGGGCGGCGGGCGCCATACCAGCCCGACCGGCGTCGACATCCAGGTGCGGGGGACCTAG
- a CDS encoding ATP-dependent RecD-like DNA helicase — protein sequence MTTPARDREALSGVVERVVFHNPDNGFAVLRIRVRGSFQLTTVVGRLPLVSQGETIQASGSWKNDPNHGVQFQAERLAVSPPDSLDGIRRYLGSGKVHGVGPKMAKRLVKAFGEDVFDIIENEPERLVEVPGIGPKRAKSLSEGFRDQKAVRDIMVFLQTHGLGSARAARIYKSYGADAATLLTEDPYRLARDIRGIGFRIADSIGASLGKDREGLPRARAGLGYTLEQARGAGHCGLPRNELLEQAQELLKIPEEILTTALSDELNAGRLAVTRLNGEEAVFLPPLLSAERAIARRLGELIRADPPSWADIEATKALAWVEQRLDVTLAPTQRAAVETSLCSRVAVITGGPGVGKTTLVNALLRILKTRNVRCALCAPTGRAAKRLGESTGETARTIHRLLEIDPSSGAFRRGRLRPLDCGLLVVDESSMVDVELMAALLQALPAEGSLLLIGDADQLPSVGPGQVLRDLIDSGAIPVARLREIFRQADNSRIVRNAHRVNRGYLPALESARGELSDFYFVPAEDAEDGQRKVVEIVAGRIGRRFGLDPIRDVQVLSPMNRGPLGVRTLNVTLQAVLNPAPESGAVEVERFGWKYRAGDKVMQTENDYDKDVFNGDLGRIQSIDPGAEKMTIAFDGRPVEYRFSDLDRLMLAYAVTVHKSQGSEYPAVVVPVTTHHYVMLRRNLLYTAITRGRKLVVIVGQKWALQKAVEEASDLRRYSTLREQLTALPSGS from the coding sequence ATGACGACGCCGGCCAGGGATCGCGAGGCGCTATCGGGCGTCGTCGAGCGGGTCGTCTTCCACAATCCGGACAACGGATTCGCGGTGCTCCGCATACGGGTACGGGGCAGCTTCCAGTTGACGACCGTGGTGGGACGGCTGCCACTGGTCTCACAGGGGGAGACGATCCAGGCGTCCGGCTCGTGGAAGAACGACCCCAACCACGGGGTCCAGTTCCAGGCCGAGCGGCTTGCTGTATCGCCGCCCGATTCGCTGGACGGCATCCGTCGCTACCTCGGTTCGGGCAAGGTGCATGGCGTCGGCCCCAAGATGGCGAAGCGCCTCGTCAAGGCGTTCGGCGAGGACGTGTTCGACATCATCGAGAACGAGCCTGAGCGCCTGGTGGAGGTTCCCGGCATTGGTCCCAAGCGGGCGAAGAGTCTGAGCGAAGGATTCAGGGACCAGAAGGCTGTGCGGGACATCATGGTCTTCCTGCAGACGCACGGCCTCGGCTCGGCACGGGCGGCCCGGATCTATAAGTCCTACGGCGCCGACGCGGCGACGTTGCTCACGGAGGATCCGTACCGGTTGGCGAGGGACATCCGCGGCATCGGCTTCAGGATCGCGGACAGCATCGGCGCCAGTCTGGGCAAGGACCGCGAGGGTCTGCCGCGTGCGCGGGCCGGCCTCGGCTACACGCTGGAGCAGGCGCGAGGCGCCGGACACTGCGGGCTTCCCCGGAACGAGCTCCTCGAACAGGCGCAGGAACTGCTGAAGATCCCGGAGGAGATTCTGACCACCGCGCTGTCGGACGAACTGAACGCCGGGCGGCTGGCTGTCACGCGTCTGAACGGCGAAGAGGCCGTATTCCTGCCGCCGCTGCTGTCGGCTGAGCGCGCCATCGCCCGCCGGCTGGGGGAGCTGATTCGGGCCGACCCGCCGTCCTGGGCCGATATCGAAGCCACGAAAGCCCTGGCGTGGGTGGAGCAGCGTCTCGACGTGACGCTCGCGCCGACCCAGCGCGCCGCGGTGGAGACGAGCCTCTGTTCGCGCGTCGCCGTGATTACCGGTGGCCCGGGGGTTGGCAAGACGACTCTGGTCAACGCTCTGCTGCGGATCCTGAAGACCCGCAATGTGCGCTGCGCGCTCTGCGCGCCTACGGGTCGGGCGGCCAAGCGGCTCGGCGAGAGCACCGGTGAGACGGCGAGGACAATCCACCGGCTGCTGGAGATCGACCCGTCGAGCGGCGCCTTCCGCCGCGGCCGCCTGCGCCCGCTCGATTGCGGCCTGCTGGTCGTCGACGAATCCTCCATGGTAGACGTCGAGCTGATGGCGGCACTGCTCCAGGCGCTGCCGGCGGAGGGGTCGCTGCTGCTGATCGGCGACGCGGACCAGTTGCCCTCGGTCGGCCCGGGCCAGGTGCTGCGGGACCTGATCGACTCAGGCGCCATCCCGGTAGCGCGTCTTCGGGAGATCTTCCGGCAGGCCGACAACAGCCGGATCGTGCGCAACGCGCATCGCGTGAACCGGGGCTACCTGCCGGCGCTCGAGTCCGCGCGAGGCGAACTGAGCGACTTCTACTTCGTGCCGGCAGAGGACGCCGAGGACGGCCAGCGCAAGGTAGTGGAAATCGTCGCCGGGCGGATCGGCCGTCGGTTCGGTCTCGATCCGATCCGCGACGTCCAGGTCCTGTCGCCGATGAACCGCGGTCCACTGGGCGTACGGACCTTGAATGTGACCCTGCAGGCCGTGCTGAACCCGGCGCCGGAGTCAGGCGCCGTCGAGGTCGAGCGCTTTGGTTGGAAGTACCGCGCCGGCGACAAGGTGATGCAGACCGAGAACGACTACGACAAGGACGTGTTCAACGGCGACCTCGGCCGCATCCAGTCGATCGACCCGGGCGCCGAGAAGATGACGATCGCCTTCGACGGCCGCCCCGTCGAGTACCGCTTCAGCGACCTGGACCGCCTCATGCTGGCCTACGCGGTCACCGTCCACAAGTCGCAGGGCTCCGAGTACCCGGCGGTCGTCGTGCCGGTAACGACGCACCACTACGTCATGCTGCGCCGCAACCTGCTCTACACGGCGATCACCCGCGGCCGGAAGCTCGTCGTCATCGTCGGCCAGAAGTGGGCTCTCCAGAAAGCCGTCGAGGAAGCCTCCGACCTGCGCCGCTACTCGACGCTGCGCGAGCAACTGACGGCGCTGCCGTCCGGGAGCTAG
- a CDS encoding cation acetate symporter — protein MNVQAWTYLIVTATFALYIGIAWWSRVRTTSGFYVAGRGVPAVANGMATGADWMSAASFISMAGLISFMGYTGTIYLMGWTGGYVLLALLLAPYLRKYGKFTTSEFVGDRYYSDAARLVAAACTIFVSFTYIAGQMRGVGVVFSRFLEVEVHWGVIIGVVIVFFYAVLGGMRGITYTQVAQYCVLIVAFLIPAAAISWKITGNPIPQFGFGGTVQEGQQAGVFLLEALDALHRELRLPEYTAAFVPGKKSMIDVTAIALALMVGTAGLPHVLVRFYTVRSARAARWSALWALVFIGLLYTTAPAVAAFARVNLISTLHNTSYSEVPEWFRSWETTGLISFDDQDGDGVIDMSDGANELTVDQDIMVLANPEIAELPAWVVALVAAGGLAAALSTAAGLLLVIASAISHDIGKSILWKDMSSRRELLLARVTASVAVVVAAYFGISPPGFVAQVVAFAFGLAASSFFPVLVLGIFTKSTTKEGAITGMSSGILFTGAYIVYFRLIRPEATAEDWLFGISPEGIGAVGMLINFALAIIVSRFTKPPPDEVQQLVSEIRLPRERAADG, from the coding sequence ATGAACGTTCAGGCCTGGACCTACCTGATCGTCACAGCGACCTTCGCGCTGTACATCGGCATCGCCTGGTGGAGCCGCGTCAGGACCACGTCGGGCTTCTACGTCGCCGGTCGCGGCGTGCCGGCCGTGGCCAACGGCATGGCGACGGGCGCCGACTGGATGAGCGCGGCCTCCTTCATCTCGATGGCGGGCCTCATCTCCTTCATGGGCTACACCGGCACCATCTACCTGATGGGCTGGACCGGCGGCTACGTCCTGCTGGCGCTCCTGCTTGCCCCATACCTCCGCAAGTACGGCAAGTTCACGACCTCCGAGTTCGTCGGCGACCGCTACTACTCCGACGCCGCCCGGCTGGTGGCAGCCGCCTGCACCATCTTCGTCTCGTTCACCTACATCGCCGGCCAGATGCGCGGCGTCGGGGTCGTCTTTTCGCGCTTCCTGGAAGTCGAGGTCCACTGGGGCGTGATCATCGGCGTGGTCATCGTCTTCTTCTATGCCGTGCTCGGCGGCATGAGAGGCATCACCTACACGCAGGTCGCCCAGTACTGCGTCCTGATCGTCGCCTTCCTGATTCCGGCCGCGGCCATCTCGTGGAAGATCACCGGGAATCCGATCCCGCAGTTCGGGTTCGGCGGCACGGTGCAGGAAGGCCAGCAGGCCGGCGTCTTCCTGCTCGAGGCGCTGGACGCGCTGCACCGGGAACTCCGCCTGCCCGAGTACACGGCAGCCTTCGTGCCGGGCAAGAAGAGCATGATCGACGTCACCGCGATCGCGCTGGCGCTGATGGTCGGCACCGCCGGACTCCCCCATGTGCTCGTCCGCTTCTACACCGTGCGCAGCGCCCGCGCGGCGCGCTGGAGCGCGCTCTGGGCGCTGGTCTTCATCGGTCTGCTCTACACCACGGCGCCCGCCGTCGCCGCCTTCGCCCGCGTCAACCTGATCTCGACGCTGCACAACACGAGCTACAGCGAGGTGCCGGAGTGGTTCAGGAGCTGGGAGACCACCGGCCTGATCTCGTTCGACGACCAGGACGGCGACGGGGTGATCGATATGTCCGACGGGGCCAACGAGCTGACCGTCGACCAGGACATCATGGTCCTCGCCAACCCGGAGATCGCCGAGCTGCCGGCGTGGGTGGTCGCCCTGGTCGCCGCCGGCGGACTCGCGGCGGCGCTGTCGACCGCGGCCGGTCTCCTGCTGGTCATCGCGTCGGCGATCTCCCACGACATCGGCAAGTCGATCCTGTGGAAGGACATGAGTTCGCGCAGGGAACTCCTGCTCGCGCGCGTGACCGCTTCCGTCGCGGTGGTCGTCGCCGCCTACTTCGGCATCTCGCCGCCCGGCTTCGTCGCCCAGGTTGTGGCCTTCGCCTTCGGACTCGCCGCGTCCAGCTTCTTCCCCGTCCTGGTACTCGGCATCTTCACCAAGAGCACAACGAAGGAGGGCGCGATCACCGGCATGAGCAGCGGCATCCTGTTCACCGGCGCCTACATCGTCTACTTCCGCCTGATCCGGCCGGAAGCGACCGCCGAGGACTGGCTGTTCGGCATCAGCCCCGAGGGCATCGGCGCCGTCGGCATGCTGATCAACTTCGCTCTTGCCATCATCGTCAGCCGGTTCACGAAGCCGCCGCCGGATGAGGTGCAGCAGTTGGTAAGCGAGATTCGGCTGCCGCGCGAGCGGGCGGCAGACGGCTAG
- a CDS encoding DUF4212 domain-containing protein: MSEQPDPSAYWRANLRLMAILLSIWFVCSYVLGIFLVEPLNGAQLGGFPLGFWFAHQGSIYVFIVLILVYAAMMDRLDRRYGVD; encoded by the coding sequence TTGAGCGAACAACCCGACCCTTCGGCCTACTGGCGGGCAAACCTGCGGTTGATGGCGATCCTGCTCTCCATCTGGTTCGTCTGCTCCTACGTCCTCGGCATCTTCCTGGTCGAGCCGCTGAACGGCGCCCAACTCGGCGGCTTCCCGCTCGGGTTCTGGTTCGCGCACCAGGGGTCGATCTACGTCTTCATCGTCCTGATCCTCGTCTACGCGGCGATGATGGACCGGCTCGACCGCCGCTACGGCGTCGACTGA
- a CDS encoding lysophospholipid acyltransferase family protein, which translates to MTDRTTGAFLHAVSWLIRLLPVGLFGPASGLLAHLRGVTPRDVRLMRQNLAVVLRLPPGSPEARDLEWRCVRHQIVAALETVRISFDRKRLDVASMDGFDDLRELMADVEEHGRGQVLVTGHLGAWELLAQSTVRASSSPVCAVAKPSRARAASAFVERMRARAGVRVIWSGRTSLLRDMLSCLKRRETLIMVVDQRPDQRRGPEVDFLGRRTVFVGGPAALAAKRDCPLIAAFCIREGPFSYRLESEMLRRPGGSRDPVELSQRIAAAIERRVRVQPEQWMWNYRRWNYDAEELAAVGLGRTDSGQAV; encoded by the coding sequence ATGACCGACCGCACCACCGGAGCCTTTCTCCATGCCGTCTCCTGGCTGATCCGCCTGCTGCCGGTTGGTTTGTTCGGGCCTGCTTCCGGCCTTCTCGCGCACCTGCGGGGCGTGACGCCGCGCGACGTCCGGTTGATGCGGCAGAACCTCGCGGTCGTACTGCGGCTGCCTCCGGGGTCGCCGGAGGCGCGTGACCTGGAATGGCGCTGCGTGCGCCACCAGATCGTGGCGGCCCTCGAGACGGTCCGGATCAGCTTCGACCGGAAACGGCTCGACGTCGCGTCGATGGATGGCTTCGACGATCTGCGGGAACTGATGGCCGATGTCGAGGAGCACGGCCGCGGTCAGGTGCTGGTCACCGGTCACCTGGGCGCCTGGGAACTGCTGGCCCAGAGCACTGTCCGCGCCTCCTCGTCGCCGGTCTGCGCGGTGGCCAAGCCATCGCGCGCCAGGGCGGCGTCCGCGTTCGTCGAGCGGATGCGCGCCCGGGCCGGGGTCCGGGTGATCTGGAGCGGTCGGACGTCCCTCCTGCGGGACATGCTGAGCTGCCTCAAACGCCGGGAAACCCTGATCATGGTCGTCGACCAGAGACCCGACCAGAGGCGCGGCCCGGAGGTGGACTTTCTGGGTCGCCGCACCGTGTTCGTCGGCGGTCCCGCGGCGCTGGCGGCCAAGCGCGACTGTCCGCTGATCGCCGCTTTCTGTATCCGCGAAGGGCCCTTCAGCTACCGCCTGGAGAGCGAGATGCTGCGCCGGCCCGGCGGCTCGCGCGATCCGGTGGAGTTGTCGCAGAGAATCGCGGCTGCGATCGAACGGAGAGTACGGGTGCAGCCGGAGCAGTGGATGTGGAACTACCGGCGATGGAACTACGATGCGGAGGAACTGGCCGCCGTGGGCCTGGGGCGTACCGATTCCGGGCAAGCGGTATGA
- a CDS encoding sulfatase: MTTNQRRRMTAPSVGALLAAACMATLPVVAPARADERPNIVFILIDDQRFDAASALGHPFLETPHLDRLIERGVLFENAFVTTSLCSPSRASILTGQYAHRHGVLDNRTRLNPDTPTFPQELQGAGYRTAFVGKWHMGGTSDAPRPGFDRWVSFPGQGLYYNQTFNVDGERVPRQGYTTDLITDYALDFLAGAEGEEAPFLLYVSHKAVHASFRPAERHLGSYAGQRYPPPVTMPNRHENYEGKPNWVEAQRRSWHGVDGLYDNSVDFQQFAVDYAETMRGVDDSVGRIVGALEERGLLEETLLVFTSDNGFQFGEHGLIDKRTMYEASIRVPLVVMAPWLGGGAGGLRRPEMIVNLDFAPTFLEAAGLEVPGTVQGRSFFGLLEAGPGAERPPWRDAFLYEYFWERSFPQTPTVLGVRTDRYKFMRFHGVWDRYELYDVQADPEERRNLLGGFITRHGAGNVETRLRVAAANAARNPRDDWARDVLELKALFDRLSARLDELLDETGALREPSWLPSR; the protein is encoded by the coding sequence ATGACGACGAATCAACGAAGACGGATGACGGCACCGAGTGTCGGAGCGCTCCTGGCCGCGGCTTGCATGGCGACGCTGCCGGTCGTGGCGCCGGCCCGGGCGGACGAGCGGCCGAACATCGTCTTCATCCTGATCGACGACCAGCGCTTCGACGCGGCGTCCGCGCTCGGCCACCCGTTCCTCGAGACGCCTCATCTCGACCGCCTGATCGAGCGCGGCGTGCTGTTCGAGAACGCCTTCGTGACGACCTCTCTGTGCTCGCCGAGCCGCGCTTCGATCCTCACCGGGCAGTACGCCCACCGGCACGGCGTGCTCGACAACCGCACCCGGTTGAATCCGGACACGCCGACCTTCCCGCAGGAACTCCAGGGTGCGGGCTACCGAACCGCCTTCGTCGGCAAGTGGCACATGGGGGGTACGTCCGACGCCCCCCGACCCGGATTCGATCGCTGGGTCTCGTTCCCGGGCCAGGGCCTCTACTACAACCAGACCTTCAACGTCGACGGCGAACGGGTGCCGCGGCAGGGCTACACGACGGACCTGATCACGGACTACGCGCTGGACTTCCTGGCCGGCGCCGAAGGGGAGGAGGCGCCGTTCCTGCTCTATGTGTCGCACAAGGCCGTGCATGCGTCGTTCCGGCCGGCGGAACGCCATCTCGGCAGCTATGCCGGGCAGCGGTATCCACCGCCGGTGACGATGCCGAACCGGCACGAGAACTACGAGGGCAAGCCGAACTGGGTCGAGGCGCAGCGGCGGAGCTGGCACGGCGTCGACGGCTTGTACGACAACTCGGTCGACTTCCAGCAGTTCGCCGTGGACTACGCGGAGACGATGCGCGGCGTGGACGACAGCGTGGGCCGGATCGTCGGAGCGCTGGAGGAGCGGGGCCTGCTGGAAGAGACCCTGCTCGTCTTCACGTCGGACAACGGCTTCCAGTTCGGCGAACACGGTCTGATCGACAAGCGGACGATGTACGAGGCGTCGATCCGGGTGCCGCTGGTGGTGATGGCGCCGTGGCTCGGCGGCGGCGCCGGGGGCCTCAGGCGTCCCGAGATGATCGTCAACCTCGACTTCGCCCCCACCTTCCTCGAGGCCGCGGGGCTGGAGGTCCCTGGAACGGTTCAGGGTCGGTCCTTCTTCGGCCTGCTCGAGGCCGGTCCCGGCGCCGAGCGGCCGCCGTGGCGCGACGCCTTCCTCTACGAGTACTTCTGGGAGCGGAGCTTTCCCCAGACGCCCACCGTGCTGGGGGTTCGCACCGATCGCTACAAGTTCATGCGCTTCCACGGCGTCTGGGATCGCTACGAGCTCTACGACGTGCAGGCGGACCCGGAGGAGCGGCGCAATCTCCTGGGCGGCTTCATCACCCGTCACGGCGCCGGCAACGTCGAGACCCGGCTTCGGGTGGCGGCCGCGAACGCCGCCCGGAACCCCCGCGACGACTGGGCCCGCGACGTGCTGGAACTCAAGGCGCTCTTTGACCGGCTCTCGGCACGGCTCGATGAGCTTCTGGACGAGACGGGCGCGTTGCGCGAGCCGAGCTGGCTGCCGTCCCGCTAG
- the coaA gene encoding type I pantothenate kinase yields the protein MTNHRVDSLTDSIYVPFDEEAWGRLRAETPLPLSEKELERLRGINEQVSLEEVAQIYLPMSRLLNLYVGATQDLYRASSTFLGGLTAKVPYIIGIGGSVAVGKSTTGRILRELLARWPNHPQVDLVTTDGFLHPNAVLEERDLMDRKGFPESFDLRTLVNFVLQVKSGERRVEHPVYSHHSYDILPGVTEVVDQPDIVILEGLNVLQARSQSPSRNSRLMLSDLFDFSIYVDAETEVIERWYVERFLTFRDTAFRDPDAYFHRYASLSERDAIDTARGIWKTINEPNLVQNILPTRERADLILEKAPDHAVRRIRLRKL from the coding sequence TTGACCAACCACAGGGTCGACAGCCTCACGGATTCGATCTACGTCCCCTTCGACGAGGAGGCGTGGGGACGGCTGCGGGCTGAAACGCCGCTGCCGCTCTCCGAGAAGGAACTGGAGCGCCTGCGCGGCATCAACGAGCAGGTCTCGCTCGAGGAGGTCGCGCAGATCTACCTGCCGATGTCGAGGCTGCTCAATCTCTACGTCGGCGCCACGCAGGATCTCTACCGGGCCAGCAGCACGTTTCTGGGAGGCCTGACGGCCAAGGTGCCCTACATCATCGGAATCGGCGGCAGCGTCGCGGTCGGCAAGAGCACCACCGGACGTATCCTCCGCGAATTGCTCGCCCGCTGGCCGAACCACCCCCAGGTCGACCTGGTGACGACCGACGGTTTCCTCCATCCCAACGCGGTCCTGGAAGAGCGGGACCTGATGGACCGCAAGGGCTTCCCGGAGAGCTTCGACCTGCGCACGCTGGTGAACTTCGTGCTCCAGGTCAAGTCGGGTGAGCGGAGAGTCGAGCATCCCGTGTACTCGCACCATTCGTACGACATCCTTCCCGGTGTCACCGAGGTCGTCGACCAGCCCGACATCGTGATCCTCGAGGGCCTGAACGTGCTGCAGGCCCGCTCCCAGTCGCCTTCGCGGAACAGCCGGCTCATGCTCTCCGACCTCTTCGACTTCTCGATCTACGTCGACGCCGAGACGGAAGTCATCGAGCGGTGGTACGTCGAGAGGTTCCTGACCTTCCGCGACACGGCGTTCCGGGATCCGGACGCCTACTTCCACCGCTATGCCAGCCTGAGCGAGAGGGACGCGATCGACACCGCCCGGGGCATCTGGAAGACGATCAACGAACCGAACCTGGTCCAGAACATCCTGCCGACCCGCGAGCGGGCGGATCTGATCCTGGAGAAAGCGCCGGACCACGCCGTGCGGCGGATCCGGCTGCGCAAGCTCTAG
- a CDS encoding peroxiredoxin — MSIKIGDPIPEASFKQMTQNGIVDVSTRELFEGKKVVLFAVPGAMTPTCSEVHMPGFIENLAAIKSANVDTVACLAVNDVFVINEWRKARSIPDDIVLLSDGNGEFTSRIGLELDASRFGMGTRSKRYAAIVDDGVVTYLGVEPAGEVGVSGAEAVIEQLG; from the coding sequence ATGAGCATCAAGATCGGGGACCCGATCCCGGAAGCCAGTTTCAAGCAGATGACCCAGAACGGCATCGTCGACGTTTCGACCCGCGAGCTGTTCGAGGGCAAGAAGGTCGTTCTCTTCGCGGTGCCCGGCGCGATGACCCCGACCTGCTCGGAGGTCCACATGCCGGGTTTCATCGAGAACCTCGCGGCGATCAAGTCGGCCAACGTCGACACCGTGGCCTGCCTCGCCGTCAACGATGTCTTCGTGATCAACGAGTGGCGCAAGGCGCGAAGCATCCCCGACGACATCGTCCTGCTGTCCGACGGCAATGGCGAGTTCACCTCGAGGATCGGGCTCGAACTCGACGCTTCGCGTTTCGGCATGGGAACCAGGTCGAAACGCTACGCAGCGATCGTCGACGACGGCGTGGTGACCTACCTCGGCGTCGAGCCGGCCGGTGAAGTCGGCGTCAGCGGCGCCGAAGCGGTCATCGAACAGCTCGGCTGA
- a CDS encoding ABC transporter substrate-binding protein, with the protein MLATTAAKGVRKVLSLAVATAILAGACARPSGSGAEAEGGTPLDLTGDHAHYLRSVEGARLELVEPGTDGAWREIRGGGRVVRLTAPPERIASRTLATDEILLEIAEPERIVLLSPFAGDPQFSASADRARRLGRVGGFSTEEILAASPDLVFAASFNTQETLAQLEAAGVPVVVLLNHESLAAIAENIRIVGFAIGRDREAERLVESMQLRLAETRARAASRVAGLRIVHWSGGVVLGSRTVFDDAVRYLGAVNLAAENGLEGWPRISAEQVVIWDPDVIFTDSYGANDAGVGTLDGTRAARLGNLESLDGRDMAAISHHVAGMVDRLADALVRASERIEAAGAGKPVAAAE; encoded by the coding sequence ATGCTCGCTACGACCGCGGCGAAAGGCGTTCGCAAGGTGCTCAGCCTGGCGGTCGCCACGGCGATCCTGGCCGGCGCCTGTGCGCGCCCTTCCGGCAGCGGCGCCGAAGCGGAGGGCGGCACGCCGCTCGACCTGACGGGCGATCACGCGCACTACCTGCGGAGCGTTGAGGGCGCCCGGCTCGAACTGGTCGAGCCCGGCACCGACGGTGCCTGGCGTGAGATTCGAGGCGGCGGGAGGGTGGTGAGGTTGACGGCGCCGCCCGAGCGGATCGCTTCGCGGACGCTGGCGACCGACGAGATCCTGCTGGAGATCGCGGAACCGGAGCGGATCGTGCTCCTGTCGCCGTTCGCCGGCGACCCGCAGTTCAGCGCCAGCGCGGACCGGGCCCGGCGTCTTGGGCGGGTCGGCGGCTTCAGCACGGAGGAGATCCTGGCGGCCTCCCCCGATCTGGTGTTCGCCGCGAGTTTCAACACGCAGGAAACCCTCGCTCAACTGGAGGCCGCGGGCGTGCCGGTCGTCGTCCTGCTCAATCACGAGAGCCTTGCGGCGATCGCGGAGAACATCCGCATCGTCGGTTTCGCGATCGGCCGCGACCGTGAGGCGGAGCGGCTCGTCGAGTCGATGCAGTTGCGGCTTGCCGAGACCCGCGCTCGGGCCGCGTCGCGGGTCGCCGGCCTGCGTATCGTCCACTGGAGCGGGGGCGTCGTGCTGGGCAGCCGGACCGTCTTCGACGATGCCGTGCGCTACCTCGGCGCGGTGAATCTGGCCGCCGAGAACGGTCTCGAGGGCTGGCCCCGGATCAGTGCCGAGCAGGTCGTGATCTGGGACCCGGACGTCATCTTCACGGACTCCTACGGGGCCAACGACGCCGGCGTGGGCACACTGGACGGCACGCGGGCGGCCCGGCTCGGCAATCTGGAGTCCCTCGACGGGAGGGATATGGCGGCGATCTCGCATCACGTTGCCGGCATGGTCGACCGGCTCGCGGACGCACTCGTGCGGGCGTCGGAGCGGATCGAGGCCGCGGGCGCCGGGAAGCCCGTGGCTGCGGCGGAATGA